From Triticum urartu cultivar G1812 chromosome 2, Tu2.1, whole genome shotgun sequence, a single genomic window includes:
- the LOC125541631 gene encoding protein MHF1 homolog, which yields MDPDVETLADDDALVGDGGEADRFEAEAEAELLRDRFRLAVINIATSEGKKAGMEVAGPVVACIADLAFKSAEQLAKDVELFAQHASRKSIRMDDVILTAHRNEHLMGQLRTFSQNLKGKEPCTGKKRKKSSKKDDNMTVI from the exons ATGGACCCAGACGTGGAAACCCTCGCCGACGACGACGCACTCGTCGGTGACGGCGGTGAGGCCGATAGAttcgaggcggaggcggaggccgAACTCCTTCGTGACCGCTTCAGGCTCGCCGTCATCAACATCGCGACTTCTGAAG GCAAGAAGGCGGGCATGGAGGTTGCGGGTCCCGTCGTCGCCTGCATCGCCGACTTGGCCTTCAAGAGCGCAG AGCAACTGGCTAAGGATGTTGAGCTGTTTGCACAGCATGCTAGTCGTAAATCCATTAGGATGGACGATGTTATCCTCACAG CGCACAGAAATGAGCATCTTATGGGCCAGCTGCGAACATTTTCTCAAAACCTGAAAGGAAAAGAACCTTGCACCGggaagaagagaaagaaatcatCCAAGAAGGACGATAACATGACCGTCATCTGA